The following nucleotide sequence is from Mugil cephalus isolate CIBA_MC_2020 chromosome 18, CIBA_Mcephalus_1.1, whole genome shotgun sequence.
ATTGTGTTAAATTCTTTCAGGATAACAACATCATTGAGGCAGTGGCCTGGAGACAGTGATCAGTCTGTGATCACATTCCAAATGGTTTAAGATCATCTTGACTGGTGTGTCCTTGTTGCACACCAGTCACTGATTTCTCTCCTCCATAACACGGCAGAGCTTCAAACACCATCACATGAAGATAAGAGAATCCTCCAGCATGAatctgcagaaaagaaagaggatattatattcatctgtttaaaatctcacatgaattttaaaattaactCAGTTTCTCAGAATtatctgataaataataaaactttaaataaatattttaatgtaaattaccTTAATGAGATAGTTAGTTCCTTCCACGACTTGGCTCCTGTATTGAAGGGCTCTGAATATCTCATacttcttctttgttctttccTCCACTTGGCCTTTCACCTgtttatgaacaaataaaatatgatgtaaATCCAGTCAGAAATTCAGAGCAGAGAGTTCTGAATGAAGGATGTGAGATGTAAATGTGAACTGAAGCTCACCTCATCACAGATCTCCTGAATCTCCTCAGTGGCTGGTCTAGGATCAGTGAATCCTCCACAAGTAACGTGAGTCATTCTGATGAAGTTCTTTGAAGTGGACAGAGAAGTCAACTGTCTTCTGTTGTGTGTCTCAAATGGTTATAGTCTAGTGGTTATCcatcatatttatacagtgttaCTACCTGGTTGAGACTGGAGGGTGGATCCATGACATGACGGGTGGAGCTACATCGTTGTGTTGCTCAATGTTACGTGCCAGGCAGCCAggtactctgtgtgtttgtgtctcccctcccctttcctgttATTTCTTCAGGTAATGGCTGCAGAGACGCTGCTCACCTGTGTAGACAGGCTATTGGATGATTACCTCGTCAGTTGGCCAatcacaacagaggagaaacctTAAGATGGAGGACGTCTGAGGCCttcactctcttttctcctgcctcttGATTTGGCTGCACATGATTTTGCTGTCCTTGTCTTTTAGTGCTCTTGCAGCGActtttgtgtgttcaggtttgTGTTGGAGGGTTTTGGGACTAGGTAAGATGGGGTACCCTGTACATATTGTGCACTCACGTAGgtgattattgttattccacTAGGTTTATGGGTTGTGCCACCGCTGTATTGTTTTGGGAAAGTCTCTTGGTAGACAAGCCAGTtaggcatttttgtttttctttttccagaggTAGCTCAGATAGGCcgtcttttgttatattactttcattttatttggcacaacctctttgtcccatcctccctcaccttagcctgttttcctttgttacaaTAAAACACGCTTGCTCATTTTCACAAGGattgtttgtttactggttgtCGTGTTGTCTGACACCTGGTTTTACCAGGTGGACGTAACAcaattgggggctcgtccgggatacTTTTTCCTGAGCTAAGACAACCAAAAACTGATGAGTTGACGTGGTGGTGGCATTGAGGGTAAGCATGAGCTTTAACTTGCAGAACTTCCTTGACGATCCCAGTTTTGAAAAACTTGACTTGTGTCGCAAATATGACTTGTTGTGTATTGCAGCACACTTTAATATTGCTGTACAGAAGTATGGggttaaaaaggaaataaaaagtaaagttcTGGAAAGGCTTATGGAGCTAAAGGTCCTTACAGACTCTGTTGACTCTGTTCAGCCAGAAGCTGAGGTTCCTCTAGAGGGAGTTTCTGTGGTTAGACTAAGTGCTTCCTCTGACTTAGATGAAGAAGGGGGACCGCAGGTGGCACAGGCCACACCTCGGGTTGATAAAGCCGTCTGTGAGGCCTCTCCTGCAACGTTGCCTCGTTTTGAGCCTTTCTCCCCAGAAAGTCATGGTTTTAGTGGTGATGCTAAGCTAAAGGTTCGGTTAGCACGGCTTCAGCTAGAGGCACAGGAAAAAGAGAGCAAACGCAAAGCAGAGTATGACCTTAAATTACAGGTTCGCCGGTTAGAGATAGAGGCTGATAAAGAAGTCAAGCTACGGCAGCTTGATGTAGAGGCCATGAGAATCTCCTCTGCACAGGTTATGGCACACGCACCTGAGAAATTCGCCTCTTCACAGACAGTTTTCCATGAACAAGGCTTTGATGTCAGTAAAAACATTGCTCTGGTGCCAACATTTCGAGAGACAGAGGTCGACTcttatttcagtgcatttgaGAGAATTGCAACCGCACTAAAGTGGCCGACGGGGATGTGGCCTATCCTTCTGCAATGTAAGCTTGTGGGTAGAGCACAGGAAGTCATGTCCTCTCTTTCTTTAGAGAATAGCTTGAACTATGAGGTGCTCAAAGAGTCTATTTTGCGTGCTTATGAGCTTGTGCCAGAGGCCTACAGGCAGAGGTTCAGGAATCATAAAAAGTCAAGTGGGCAAACCTTTGTTGAGTTTGCACGAGAAAAAGGGGTTCTTTTTGACAAATGGTGCAGTACTAATGATGTCAGGAACAGTTTTGAATCCCTTCGTGAGCTGATGTTGCTGGAGGACTTTAAGAATGCGTTGCCTGAGAGGATGGTGATTttcttaaatgaacaaaaagttaCTACCCTACCTAAAGCAGCGGTCTTGGCTGATGAGTTTGTTCTGACTCACAAGAATGTGTTTATGTCATCTTCCCGCCCTGACAGAGAGCCACTGTCACGCCCAATGAAACCTGATGCAGGCTACGCTCCTTTTGAAAAGGTTAGGGGACCACAGCTGCCCCCTCATGGCCCTTGTGAGTGTTTCTACTGTCACAAGAAGGGCCATGTTCTTGCTGACTGTCTTTCTCTGAAGCGTAAGCAACAGTTTCCCTCTAGTTCCTCCCAACCGAAAGGCATGAGCCTCATTAAgactgtttctcttcctgtcactGCAACATCACAAAATGAGGCTGATGATGAACCTGATCCCTGTTTTAGACCCTTTATTTCAGAAGGCTTTGTTTCACTAACTGGGGATCCAAAAGATCACCGGTCAGTATCTATTTTGAGGGATTCAGGAGGAGCCCAGTCTATTATTCTAGAGGGCATCCTACCTTTAACATTTGAATCATCATGTCACTCAAGTGCAGTTGTGCGGGGTGTTGAAATGGGTTTCATACTTGCTCCTCGGCACAAGATCCATCTTCAGTCTCCTTTGGTCAGTGGATTTTTTGAAGTGGCTGTTCTTCCTGTCTTGCCCATTAAAGGTGTTGATTTCATCCTTGGCAATGACATAGCTGGAGACAAGGTTGTGCCTGCCCCTGAGGTGCTGGACAGACCTGATCTCAACCTTGAGTCTGACAATGCAACCCAGAACACTGCTATCTTTCCTGCTTGTGTGATAACCAGAGCCCAGTCGAAGAAATATGGTGTGGACTTGTCTGACTCCTTTATGGCTATTGAGCAGGATCCTGATGCTGTGATACCTGAGTTCAACACTCAGGTAAAGGTCAAACCTGCTGACGCTGCGTCATCCTCTTCCAGCTCGCAGGTTATGAACCTACCAGCCAACCGAGAGGAATTTATTGCAGCCCAGGAAGGTGATGGTACACTTTTAAAATGTCGTTCCTCTGCTCTCAGCCCAAGGGAAGCCAGGACGAAGAAAGTGGCTTATGTGTATGATGATGGCCTGTTGATGCGTCGCTGGGTTAGCGATGCTTTGGACGAAAATGAAAATTGGAGTGCAACATACCAGATCGTTGTTCCTATGGCCCATCGTTTTCAGGTACTGTCCTTAGCTCATGATCACCCATGGTCAGGACACATGGGGGTGACCAAAACGTACCACAGAGtccttaaacatttcttt
It contains:
- the LOC124995971 gene encoding cystatin-A5-like is translated as MTHVTCGGFTDPRPATEEIQEICDEVKGQVEERTKKKYEIFRALQYRSQVVEGTNYLIKIHAGGFSYLHVMVFEALPCYGGEKSVTGVQQGHTSQDDLKPFGM